CCGGCTCCAAAGGTCGTTCAACTTTACGCAGCAGGACCGGTTTATCTCTGTCACCGTCAAAAATGGCCAGGCGGATGCAGTTGGAAGTGATCTCAAGTCCAATCCGTCGTTTCGTCATGCGTATAAACCTCTCGGTGTTACGAGCTATGTCCAGTGTATCGGAGTGATTCTCACCGGATGCTTAAAAACAAACAGCGTAAACTGTCACGCAGCTTTCTGTAAAAATGATTAACGGATTTCAAAATAAACAATCCGGTTATCGTCTTTTTCGACCGTCGCCCGCGCGCGGCGTTCGCCATCATTGACGCCTGCCCGGGTGTCGATACGGTAATAGTTGGCTTTGACCTGCACATAGCCGTTGATCGCCCAGTAAAAACTTTCCCAGCCCGGCAGCTCCTTAAGATCATCGACCTTCTCGAACGGCCGCTCCTTGCGCTGGTCGACAATCATCTCGGCTGTTGCCAGATCCATCTCTTCAGCAAGGGCATACAGCACTTCCGGTGTCGCTGAGTTGAGGTGGATTTTGTCACCGTAAAGACTGATGTGGGGGCGAAGCTTTTCAATCTCTTTTTCTGTGAACCCGGCGATCAGCTGCAACTCTTCAAGCGTGTCCATCGGACCGTTTTTACACGCGGTCGCCGGATTTTGTAAGGCATAATAACCGGCTTCTGCACCGGCCGGTTGCGGATCATCGTCCGGATCTATCCAGTCGATCAGGGCATCGACGTGGCTCTCGGGATGGTCAATGTCGAGAATGTCAAACAGCCGCAGACAACGATCTTTGACCACGGCATCGATGTTG
This is a stretch of genomic DNA from uncultured Desulfuromonas sp.. It encodes these proteins:
- the gspK gene encoding type II secretion system minor pseudopilin GspK encodes the protein MTRPQSYAKDPRNNESGMALLLVLAITALLAALLSELSFSTLVDLRLAETYRDTTRAYYLAKGGIQVGQMILADDDNGYDSDEELWARGVSNYPVGGNGWVSINITALDGRINLNDLVSTSGNIDAVVKDRCLRLFDILDIDHPESHVDALIDWIDPDDDPQPAGAEAGYYALQNPATACKNGPMDTLEELQLIAGFTEKEIEKLRPHISLYGDKIHLNSATPEVLYALAEEMDLATAEMIVDQRKERPFEKVDDLKELPGWESFYWAINGYVQVKANYYRIDTRAGVNDGERRARATVEKDDNRIVYFEIR